Proteins encoded by one window of Chryseobacterium sp. POL2:
- a CDS encoding RadC family protein, whose amino-acid sequence MKNTISGVSEILVSYKSNKIGNSKVTTSNDAVKIIRQFWNENTIEMQEEVKVILLNNSSCVLGFYNLSKGGITSSLVDIRLVLSVALKCLATGIILVHNHPGGNLKPSSADLNIVKKLKESCKLMDIALLDSIIITKENYMSFADEGLL is encoded by the coding sequence ATGAAAAATACTATATCAGGAGTATCAGAAATTCTGGTATCATACAAATCCAATAAAATAGGTAATTCAAAGGTTACCACAAGCAATGACGCTGTAAAAATAATTAGACAATTTTGGAATGAAAATACCATAGAAATGCAGGAAGAAGTAAAGGTAATTTTACTTAATAATTCAAGCTGTGTATTAGGATTCTATAATTTATCCAAAGGTGGTATTACAAGTAGTTTAGTAGATATTAGACTTGTATTATCAGTAGCATTAAAATGTTTGGCAACAGGTATTATATTAGTCCATAATCATCCAGGTGGAAACCTCAAACCAAGTTCCGCAGATTTGAATATAGTCAAGAAACTAAAAGAAAGCTGTAAGCTTATGGATATTGCTTTGCTCGATAGTATCATAATTACAAAAGAAAA